The Microterricola viridarii nucleotide sequence CGGATGCCGTGCTCGGGCTGGCAACGGGCTCGACCCCGCTGTCGAGCTACCAGGCGTTGGCCGCCAAGGTCGCGGCACAGCCCGTCGACCTGAGCGCGGTACGCGGTTTCGCCCTCGACGAGTACGTCGGCATCCCGGTCGGCCACCCGGAGAGCTACCGCTCCGTGATCAACAGGGAGGTCGTGCAGCCGCTCGGCCTGAACCCGGACCTCGTGCACGTGCCGAACGGCGCGCTGGACGGCATCCAAACCGCAGGAGACGAGTACGAGGCGGCGATCCTCGCCGCGGGCGGCATCGACCTGCAGATCCTCGGCATCGGCCGCACCGGGCACATCGGCTTCAACGAGCCCGGCTCCTCGCTGACCTCGCTGACCCGCACCAAGACCCTCACCGAGCAGACCCGCATCGACAACGCGCGCTTCTTCGACTCGATCGACGACGTGCCCGTGCACTGCATCACGCAGGGCCTCGGCACGATCCTGCGGGCGCGCCACCTGGTGTTGCTGGCCTTCGGCGAGGCCAAGGCCGACGCCATCGCCGCCGCCGTCGAGGGCCCCGTGTCGGCCAGCCAGCCGGGCTCGGTGATCCAGCTGCACCCGCACGCCACGGTGATCATCGACGAGGGCGCCGCCTCCAAGCTCGCCAACAGCGACTACTACCGCCACGTCTGGAACACCCGCTTCGACTGGGAAGAGCTCTAGGCCGCCGGCCCACGCACGCAGAAGCCCCGCATCTCCTCGAGATGCGGGGCTTCGTGTTTCGCGTCGGGTGCCGCCTAGAGGCGGCTGCGGCCGTTGATCACGCCGCTGACGGTGGCCAGCAGGGCGAAGGCGCCGGCGACGATGGGCAGGCCCATGCTCCACCAGGCCAGGGCGACAGAACCCATCACGATGATCTCGAACAGGGCGCGGCCGAAGGCATCCACCTGGAACACGGCCTTGGGCGAGAGGAAGAGGGCCCAGAGCAGGATCGCGATCAGCGGCGCGCCGATGGCGAAGGCGACGCCCGGCCAGGGCATCGGCCACATCGTGAGGCCCCAGATCGCGAGCGAGATCACCGCGACGACCTCGAGGATGAACCGGATGATGTCGTTCGGGGTCACGCGAGGGGCCGCGGATGCCGTCGGGCTGGGGGTGTCGGGCGTATCAGTCACCCCACCAGCCTAACCGGCGCGGCCCAGCCTCCGGATCAGCGGAAGATGATGGTGCGGGCGCCGTCCAGCAGCACCCTGTCCTCCGCGAACCACTTGACGGCCTGGGTGAGCGTGCGGCTCTCCTCGTCCTGGCCGATGGCGACCAGCTCGGAGGCGCTGCGGGAGTGGTCGACGCGCACCACGTTCTGCTCGATGATCGGGCCCTCGTCGAGGTCGCTGGTGACGAAGTGCGCCGTCGCGCCGATCAGCTTGACGCCGCGGGCGTGCGCCTGCTTGTAGGGGTTGGCGCCCTTGAAGCCGGGCAGGAAGCTGTGGTGGATGTTGATGGCGCGGCCCTCGAGGGCGGTGCACAGCTCGGGGGAGAGGATCTGCATGTAGCGGGCCAGCACGACCAGCTCGATCTCGTGCTCCTCGACGGCGCGGAGGATGCGCTGCTCGAAGGCGGCCTTGCTCTCGGCATCCGTCACCGGGTAGGCCTCGAACGGCACGCCGTAGAAGCCGGCCAGGTCGCGCAGGGTGCTGTGGTTGGAGAGCACGAGCGGGATGTGCACCGGCAGCAGACCGGCCCGCTGGCGGAACAGCATGTCGTTCACGCAGTGCGCGGCCGTGGAGGCCAGCACGAGGGTGCGCAGCGGCCGGCCGACGACGTCGAGCCGCCAGTTCATGCCGTAGTGCGCCACGACGGGAGCCAGGGCCGCCTCGAGCACCTCGCGCCCCGCCTGGGTCTCGATCTGCAGGCGCATGAAGAAGCGGCCGGTGTCGTTGCTGGCGAACTGCTGGCTCTCGGTGATGTTGCCGCCGGCCTGCACCACGGCGCCGCTGATGGCGTGCACGATCCCGGGGCCGTCGACGCAGATGAGCGTCAGCACCCAGTGGTGTTGGGCGGGCGGGGGCGTGAGGGCGGCGTCGAACTCCATCCCTCCAGCCTAGCCACCCGGGGCGCCTGTCTGCGGTGCGCCCCGTGCCCTAGGCTGGACGCGGCTGTGCGATCTGACACGGCCCTGGGCGCGCACAACAGCGCGTAGTCGACCCGCCCCTCCGCCCGCGAGGCCGAGCGGGGAACGCCATTCATGGGTATCACGAATGACTGAAACTGCTCCCTCCCGCCACGCGCCGCCCGCATTCCCCTGGGTGGGCCTCCTCACCCTGGCCGTCGCGGTGTTCCTCTCGATCACGATCGAGATGCTGCCGATGGGCCTCCTGCCCGACATGAGCGCCGAGCTCGGCGCCAGCGAGCCAGAGGTGGGCCTGCTCGTCAGCGTCTTCGCCTTCACCGTCGTCCTCTCCAGCGCCCCGCTGATGGCCCTGACCCGCCGACTGCCGCGGCAACCGCTGCTCGTCGGGGTGCTGGTGATCCTCGCGCTCTCCGCCGTGCTGACGGCCATCGCCCCCAGCTACGAGTTCATCGTCGCCACCCGGGTGCTCGGCGGCGCCGCGCACGGGCTGTTCTGGTCCATCGTCGGCGCCTACGCCGGCCACCTGGTGCCCAAGGAGCAGCTGGCACGCGCCGTGGCCATCACCACGGCGGGCGGCTCGCTCGCCTTCGTGCTCGGCGTCCCGCTCGGCACGGCGCTGGGGCACGCCTTCGGCTGGCGAGTGGCGTTCGCCGGAATCGCCGGCCTCACCCTCCTCGGTGCCCTCCTGGTCTGGCGGCTGCTGCCCGGCGTGCAGCACCGGCACGCTCCGGCCGCCGGCGCCGAGCACGTCTCGGTGCGCCGCGACCCCACCCTCGTCGGCGTGATCGTGGTCTGCGTCGTCACCGGCGTGGTCATGATCGGCCAGTACGCGGTCTACACCTACATCGCGCCGTACCTGATCGAGGTGCTCGGGGCGGATGCCGCGGCCGTCGGCCCGCTGCTGTTCGGCTACGGCATCGCCGGCGCGCTCGGCCTCCTGCTCGCCGGCACGGTGCTCGGCCGGCACCCGACCCGCGGCCTGCTCATCGCCTTCGCCGGCGTCGGCGTCGGGGTCGCCGCGCTCGCCCTGCTCAGCGAGACGCCCGCGCTCGCCATCGCCGCGTTCCTGTTCTGGGGCGTGGCCTTCGGCGCGCTGCCGCCGATGCTCAACACGCGCCTGCTGCACACGGCGTCCGCCCGCATCAGGGACGCCGCAGCGGCCTTCTACACGACGGCGTTCAACCTCGGCATCGGCGGCGGTGCGCTGCTCGGGGCGGCGCTCTACGCCACCCTGGGGCTGCAGGCGCTGCCCTGGGTGTTCGTCGGCATCCTGGCGCTCTCCTTCGTGCTCGTGCTGGTCACCTCGAGGCGCCCGCACGTGCACCCGCACTAGCTGGACCGCGTCAGACCAGCTGCGCCCCGTCGGCCCAGACGGCCGCAACGGTGAAGTCGTCGTTCAGGATGAGCGCATCGGCGGCGAACCCGGCCGCGAGCGTGCCGAGGTCGTCGCCGCGCCCGATGGCGCGGGCGGGGACAGCCGTGACCGCCGCGATCGCGGTCTCGATGTCGATGCCGACCTCGGTGACCGCGCGGCGCACCGCGTCGTCGAGGGTGAGCGTCGAACCGGCGATGGAGCCGCCGTCGACGAGCCGGGCAACGCCATCCGTGACGGTCACCGCGAGGTCGCCGAGCAGGTAGTCGCCGTCGGCCGAGCCAGTCGCGGCCATGGCGTCGGTGATGAGCGCGATGCGGCCGGGGGCGGCGTTGAACGCCATCCGCACGACCTCCGGGTGCACGTGGGTGCCGTCGTTGATGACCTCCAGCGTGACGCCACCCGCGTGCATGGCGGCGGCGACGGGGCCCGGCGCGCGGTGGTGGATGCCGCGCATGCCGTTGAAGGCATGGGTCAGGATGCTGGCGCCGGCGTCGAAGGCCGCGAGGGCCTGGTCGTAGTCGGCGGCGGTGTGGCCGACGGCGACGGCGACCCCCGCGTCGACGAGGCGGGCGATCGCCTCCTGCGCGCCCGGCAGCTCGGGGGCGAGGGTGATCTGGCGGAGGGTGCCAGAGGCGGCATCCAGCATCGCGTCCAGCTCGGCGGGGGCCGCCGAGCGCAGCAGCGCCTCGTTGTGCGCGCCCTTGTAGGTGGTGTCGAGGAACGGGCCCTCCAGGTGCGAGCCGAGCACCAGCGGGTCGATCGAGGCCAGCTCCGCGACGGTGCGCAGGCTGCCGAGCAGCGCCGAGCCGGTGTTGGTGACGAAGGAGATGACAGAGCGGGTGGTGCCGTGCGCGCGGTGCACGGCGAGCGCGGCGCGGATGCCGTCGATGCCGTCGTCGAAGGCGGCGCCGCCCGCGCCGTGGCAGTGGATGTCGACGAAGCCGGGGGTGAGCCAGCGGCCGCCTGCGTCGGTGACCGCGGTCTCCGCGGTCGCCAGCTCGCGCCAGCCGTCCCCGCTGCCGACGGCGAGCACGCGCTCGCCGGAGAACGCCACCCAGGCGTCAGCGGTGACCTGCCCGCCGGTGACGAGGCGGGCGGAGTGGATGACGATCGTTGCGGGGCTGAGGGGATTCGGGTTCACGGCATTAGTGCTCACTGAGCGATGATCACGTCATATCCGTGCTCGGTCAAGGCGGCGCGCTGTTCTGCGGTGATTCCGGCGTCGGTGATGACGGTGCCGAACAGCCGGGCGTCGCCCATGGCGGCGAAGGCCTTCTTGCCGATCTTGCTGGAATCCGTCACAAGCACGGCGCGGGCGGCCCGGGAGGCCATGAGCCGGTTGACGCTGGCCTCGCGCTCGTCGTGCGTGGTCGCGCCGAGCACCGGGTCGAGGCCGTTCGCGCCGATGAAGGCGATGTCCAGCGTGACGCTGTTCAGCACCGCCGCGGCGTAGTCGCCGACCAGCTCGTAGGAGCGCGCGTGCACGACGCCGCCGGTCATCACCGTCTTGATCTGCGGACGCATCGCCAGCTGGGAGGCGATGTTGATGGCGTTGGTGACGACGGTCAGATTGGCCTGCGGGCCGGCCTCGGCCAGATCGGGCCGGATGCCGAGCGCGGAGGCGATCACCGTCGATGTCGTGCCGCCGGAGAGGCCGACGACGGCGCCGCGCGGCGTCATGGCGCTGGCCGCCCTGGCGATCGCCGACTTCTCCTCCGCGTGCTGCTGCAGCTTGTAGCGCAGCGGGAGGTCGTAGGCGACGGTCTGCCCGATCGCCCCTCCGCGGGTGCGGGTGAGGAGGTTCTGCGCAGCCAGTGTGTCCAGGTCGCGGCGCGCGGTGGCGGGCGAGACGTCCAGTCGGCTGACGATGTCGTCCACCTCGACCTGCCCGTCGGCGGCGAGCAGGTCCAGGACGGCGTTCAGTCGTTCGGCGCGGTTCATGCGAAGACCTCCGTCGGGGTGCGCAGGGCGAACAGTTCCAGCAGCCTGGCCGCCTCGGCGGTGACCGCCGCGCGGCCAGGGGCGATGTACCTGCGGGAGTCGACCACGGCGGGGTTGGCGTTCAGGTAGCCGCGCAGCGCCTCCGTGAAGTGCGCGTTGAGGTGCGTGGAGACGTTGATCTTGGTCATGCCGGCCCGGATGGCGGCCTGGATCTGCGCATCGGATGCCCCGGAGGAGCCGTGCAGCACGAGCGGCACGTCGAGCGCCGCGCGCAGCTCGGCGATCAGCGCGGTGTCGAGGCTGGCGGAGCGCTCCGTCATCGCGTGCGAGGAGCCGACGGCCACGGCGAGGGCGTCCACGCCGGTGGCGGCGACGAACGCCGCCGCCTCGGCCGGGTCCGTGCGCACGCCGGGGGCGTGGGCGCCGTCCTTGCCGCCGACCTTGCCGAGCTCCGCCTCCACGTAGACGCCGGCGGCGTGCGCGCGCTCGACGACCCGCGCGGTGATGGCGACGTTCTCGGCGTAGGCCAGGTGCGCCCCGTCGTACATGACGGAGCCGAAGCCGAGGTCGATGGCCCGGTGGGCGAGCTGCTCGTCCTCGGCGTGGTCGAGGTGTACGGCGACCGGGGCGGTGGACGCCCCGGCGATGGCGAGCGTGGCCAGGGCGATCGGCTCCAGCGCGCCGTGGTAGCGGGCGCAGTTCTCCGAGATCTGCAGGATGACGGGCAGCCCGGCGGCCTCGGCGGCGGCAACCAGCGCCTCGGCCGTCTCGAGGTGGATCACGTTGAACGCGCCGATGCCGGTGCCGGCGGCCGCGGCATCCGTCATCAGGGTGCGGGTCGGGGTCAGCGTCATGAGGGGGTCTCCGTGTGGCGTTCGATGCGGATGGTGGTCGACAACTCGTCATGCAGGGGGGAGATCTCGCCGGCCAGCGGCATGAGCACCGCGGCGGCCGACCACGCCGTCGCCCGGCGCAGGATCGCCTCGGTGGGCGGGGTGGTGCCCGGCGACTCCGCGAAGCAGCTCGCGGCGGCGGCGACGGCGGCGTCGCCGGCCCCGGTCGGGTTGCCGGCCAGCGGCTCGGGCAGCCGGGCGCTCAG carries:
- a CDS encoding glucosamine-6-phosphate deaminase, whose amino-acid sequence is MAEIVIVPNADAAGELVADAILRLVGRTPDAVLGLATGSTPLSSYQALAAKVAAQPVDLSAVRGFALDEYVGIPVGHPESYRSVINREVVQPLGLNPDLVHVPNGALDGIQTAGDEYEAAILAAGGIDLQILGIGRTGHIGFNEPGSSLTSLTRTKTLTEQTRIDNARFFDSIDDVPVHCITQGLGTILRARHLVLLAFGEAKADAIAAAVEGPVSASQPGSVIQLHPHATVIIDEGAASKLANSDYYRHVWNTRFDWEEL
- a CDS encoding YrdB family protein, whose protein sequence is MTDTPDTPSPTASAAPRVTPNDIIRFILEVVAVISLAIWGLTMWPMPWPGVAFAIGAPLIAILLWALFLSPKAVFQVDAFGRALFEIIVMGSVALAWWSMGLPIVAGAFALLATVSGVINGRSRL
- the purU gene encoding formyltetrahydrofolate deformylase produces the protein MEFDAALTPPPAQHHWVLTLICVDGPGIVHAISGAVVQAGGNITESQQFASNDTGRFFMRLQIETQAGREVLEAALAPVVAHYGMNWRLDVVGRPLRTLVLASTAAHCVNDMLFRQRAGLLPVHIPLVLSNHSTLRDLAGFYGVPFEAYPVTDAESKAAFEQRILRAVEEHEIELVVLARYMQILSPELCTALEGRAINIHHSFLPGFKGANPYKQAHARGVKLIGATAHFVTSDLDEGPIIEQNVVRVDHSRSASELVAIGQDEESRTLTQAVKWFAEDRVLLDGARTIIFR
- a CDS encoding MFS transporter; the encoded protein is MTETAPSRHAPPAFPWVGLLTLAVAVFLSITIEMLPMGLLPDMSAELGASEPEVGLLVSVFAFTVVLSSAPLMALTRRLPRQPLLVGVLVILALSAVLTAIAPSYEFIVATRVLGGAAHGLFWSIVGAYAGHLVPKEQLARAVAITTAGGSLAFVLGVPLGTALGHAFGWRVAFAGIAGLTLLGALLVWRLLPGVQHRHAPAAGAEHVSVRRDPTLVGVIVVCVVTGVVMIGQYAVYTYIAPYLIEVLGADAAAVGPLLFGYGIAGALGLLLAGTVLGRHPTRGLLIAFAGVGVGVAALALLSETPALAIAAFLFWGVAFGALPPMLNTRLLHTASARIRDAAAAFYTTAFNLGIGGGALLGAALYATLGLQALPWVFVGILALSFVLVLVTSRRPHVHPH
- the nagA gene encoding N-acetylglucosamine-6-phosphate deacetylase, yielding MSTNAVNPNPLSPATIVIHSARLVTGGQVTADAWVAFSGERVLAVGSGDGWRELATAETAVTDAGGRWLTPGFVDIHCHGAGGAAFDDGIDGIRAALAVHRAHGTTRSVISFVTNTGSALLGSLRTVAELASIDPLVLGSHLEGPFLDTTYKGAHNEALLRSAAPAELDAMLDAASGTLRQITLAPELPGAQEAIARLVDAGVAVAVGHTAADYDQALAAFDAGASILTHAFNGMRGIHHRAPGPVAAAMHAGGVTLEVINDGTHVHPEVVRMAFNAAPGRIALITDAMAATGSADGDYLLGDLAVTVTDGVARLVDGGSIAGSTLTLDDAVRRAVTEVGIDIETAIAAVTAVPARAIGRGDDLGTLAAGFAADALILNDDFTVAAVWADGAQLV
- a CDS encoding DeoR/GlpR family DNA-binding transcription regulator, yielding MNRAERLNAVLDLLAADGQVEVDDIVSRLDVSPATARRDLDTLAAQNLLTRTRGGAIGQTVAYDLPLRYKLQQHAEEKSAIARAASAMTPRGAVVGLSGGTTSTVIASALGIRPDLAEAGPQANLTVVTNAINIASQLAMRPQIKTVMTGGVVHARSYELVGDYAAAVLNSVTLDIAFIGANGLDPVLGATTHDEREASVNRLMASRAARAVLVTDSSKIGKKAFAAMGDARLFGTVITDAGITAEQRAALTEHGYDVIIAQ
- a CDS encoding class II fructose-bisphosphate aldolase, giving the protein MTLTPTRTLMTDAAAAGTGIGAFNVIHLETAEALVAAAEAAGLPVILQISENCARYHGALEPIALATLAIAGASTAPVAVHLDHAEDEQLAHRAIDLGFGSVMYDGAHLAYAENVAITARVVERAHAAGVYVEAELGKVGGKDGAHAPGVRTDPAEAAAFVAATGVDALAVAVGSSHAMTERSASLDTALIAELRAALDVPLVLHGSSGASDAQIQAAIRAGMTKINVSTHLNAHFTEALRGYLNANPAVVDSRRYIAPGRAAVTAEAARLLELFALRTPTEVFA